aattaatTTTCATCTCCACCCcataaatttgagataggcttatatatatatactttgaaaagttgtggaatgtcacattctaaaaaaataacTTACTATATTAGTTAAATTCCAATTCCTCAAGATGAAGGTAAACAAACGGGCCCTAATGGATGTTGTCTGACCATCTGCTTCTGTTTGCAACAACTTTGTGGATTTCCCTTTTGTTTTGTACCGTACAAAAACTGCCAAATGGGAGATCTTGTAATGGCAAAAtgtctgatgttgtgtttgatagcTCTTTTGCAAATTTACATTCCGTTGGAAAAGTGTATCAATCATGTCATCAACCAGGCAGCTAAACTGTCGAGTACCAGTAGGACCTGTCAAACAAGTGTGACACTACAAAGAATGTTTGGCAAAATTTTGCTGTGTATGTATGTTAGCGTGATGCTACTCGTCACTTGTGCACCAACTGCTCCACATCGCCGAGCTCCAGCTCCCGAAGTTCGTCCCCATCGCCGCCGCCTCCGAACAGAGACTCGATCTGCTCCAGCGTCTTGCCGCTGGTCTCCGGCACAAACCTGTGCACAAAGAGCACCGAGAGGGCCGAAATGGCCGCGAAGGCGGCGAACGCGCCCGAGACGGAGATGGCGCGGCAGACGGACAGGAACGACATGGCCACCGCGCCGCTGGTCACCCTGTTCGCCACCGCCCCCAGCGCCGCGGCCTGCGAGCGTAGCCGAAGCGGGAAGATCTCCGAGCTCACCACCCAGCATATGGGCCCTATCCCCACGGAGAAGAAGGCCACGTCGCCGCACACCGTCAGGATGGCGACGCCGACGCCGGCGCCGCGGGACACCGACCCGCGCGCCTGCAGGAAGAGCGCGGCGGACAGCGCCGCCAGGCAGCCGGTCATGCCGACCGTGCTGACGTACAACAGCGGCTTCCGGCCGACGCGGTCGATCAGCACGATGGCCAGCGCGATGAACGCCGTCTTGAAGAACCCGACGGCCACCGTGGCGGCGAGGAGCTGGCGCTCGGTGGCGATCCCAGCGTCCCGGAATATGGTCGGGCTGTAGTACACCAGCGCGTCGATGCCCGTGATCTGCTGGAAGCACTGGATGCCTACTCCGGTGACGAGCATCCGGGCGATCACCGGGGACGGCCTCGACAGCTCCTGCCACACCGTCCTGTTCCTGTCCCCGTGCTTGCCGGCGGCGCCCGTCGTGGCGGCCGCAGCAGCAGCCTCGATCTCGGCGAGCCTCTCCTTAGCCTCGTCCTCGGTGTCGGTGACCCTGAGGAGCACGGCGCGCGCCTCGTCGGCCCTGCCCTGCATGACCAGCCACCGCGGCGACTCCGGGATCACGAGCAGCGCGAAAGCGATGGACACGGACGGCAGGATGCCGACGGCGAGCATGACGCGCCAGTTGATGTGGTCGGGGAGCCCCGAGAAAGCGTAGTTGGAGATGTACCCGAGGAGGATGCCGAGGTTGATGAAGATCTCCGGGAAGGACGTGAACGATCCCCTGGACGCCGCGGGGGATATCTCGGCGATGTACACCGGCGCGATCATGACGCCGAACCCGATGCCGACGCCGGCCAGCAGGCGGCCCACCATGAGGACCTGGAAGGACGGGGCGAGCGTCATGACGGCCGCGCCGGCCTGAAAGACGACGGCGGCGAGGCCGATGGTCCACTTCCGCCCCACGGCGTCCGATGTCCTCCCGCCGGTGAGGCTGCCGAGGAGGGAGATGAAGCTGAGGCAGCCCACCAGGACCTCCTGCTGCACCTCGTTGATGTGAAGGTCCCTCTGAATGAACAGGATGCAACCGCTCATCACACCGACATCTGACATTTGGATGTGAAATTATGGAACATCATTAGCCAACTATAGACTACTCAGTAACAGTTAAAAAGAAGAAGTAACAATTAACAAGCAGCAGCAGCCATTGCGATGTCTAAGGAGAAAAAAATGTTAACGCGATTCAGCGCTTACCATCTCCAAATCCTACGCACAGTCAATCACCAAGAATCTCTTTACGAACAGCCAAAAACAAGAGCGAATTTTTTTTCTATAGTACTTTTTAATCGAAGAACTGGCTACGCAAGTCGAGAACAAGAAGCTTACCGTAACCGAGCAGCACGGAGTTGAGGGAGGCGAAGACGGAGCAGGCGAAGACGTATCTCCTGCTGCTTTGGCGGCCACGGACATGGACGgcgccgccgcccccgcccccgcccccgccgtcGTCGCCTTCATGCTCCGAAGGGAGCACGTCGTCCATGCGCACGTACTTGTTCTTCCTGCCCAAGAAGACCGGCAGGGCTGCCAGGCCACTGGCGCCGCCGCCGTTGGACGACGACAGCTCGGCGCTCGGGAGCATCATGCTCTGCTCTGCCTTCCCGCGCTTTCCAAATCGCAGTGGTTCTAGCGCCTGGATGGTGCTACCGTGCTAGTAGTGGACTAGGCAATGAAGCTGGATCTGAGGACGGAAGAGGAAGACGAAGGAAGAAGATTTTAATATGTTCGTCGTACTTTCCGCGACGCGCGATTTGGTCGCCGTTCAACTCATCGCGTCGGGGTCTGCGTTTTCAAATGGGAGGTCTTTCCTATGAGCCCCTTCATTCCTGGCGATTTGTGAATACCTACAGCAGAGTGGTAGTATGTGATTTTCAAGATATTTCGGACTCTCGCAGGGGTAGATAATCCATTCGTTCAAAAAAAAAATGAtacgaatcatcacaaatatttatAATAACAAACGAATATTATTATTAGGTGTAGAATATATTTTCATAGTAACCTATTTAGAGTAAAAACAATGTTAATACATTCTAAGTTTGACTCGATCCAAAGCCAGAATCGCATCTTTTGGGACAGAAGCAGTAGAACGGAAGGATTGATTAGTTAGCAGGTCAGTTCGTCAAGGACGTCAAATCGAACCAGAAATCGTTTGACCACACCCAAGAACTTACAAATATACTATGGTAGAGAATTGGGAACAAGAAGCCGTACAGTCACCCTATGAGCACTGCCTATAAAATCATTGATACATACAGTACAAATATACAATTGACAACGCACAAGTACGACATTGGAGACGACAATGGCGGCTCGCTCTGATATGACGTCGTATCACGTGCTAAATTTTCTGTAGCATGTTTATGTAGGTATAACTTGAGAGCATGACGAACACTCTTCTAAACCTGCAAAGACACATGGAATATGCTGATTATCTTCAATTCAAAAAAGAGCTGCTCTGTATtccagagagagaaaaaaaagacaATCCCTAACTACCGAGTTAAACATGGTCCCTCTACCGTTTCCTGATACAGGTAAGGTATTGATAGATGCCATCTTTGATGATATATGGCAGCAACCAGCAAGTCAGTGATTCGTTATACATTGCGAGGAACGATATAAATATGATGCAATCAGAAACTTTATTATGAACTTATAGAGGCCACGTGAATTGATCTCCAACACTCTATTCAAGTTGGCAGAAGAGAATGATTTCTCCATGAAAATGCACACATGGAACTCTTATACTTACCAAACCCACTGACTTCTGTGTGCAGCCATTGCCTCATAGCTTCTGGACGGGCTACTGTTAACTAGAGTATAGATTGACTGCTTTGACCTTGAGACGGAGATCAGCGAAGAAAGCCAAATGTCAACCGGACCACTGTACTTGCGAAGAATATTCAGGCTTGCCTGCATTTCCAAATAATCCAACATGGATCATCTTTCCTCCAATATTATGTGCTACTTCCAGCAAGAAGAAAAAAACATGGTACAATCATCAAAAGGAAAAGGAGAGGGTAAACTGAAGATAATGTgaacaggacagttagcaatataaAAATGATGTTCATTCATGAAATAGAAAGTCAGTAGCTTTGTCTTTATCCAATATCCTTGTGGcataagaatcaagaaagcaattTTCAGATGTCAAAATCCACTCGGAGGTTAATTATCCTGGTGGCAATCTCTAAAAAATAATATTAAAAAAACTAAGTCATCAACCAAAATACTCAGTATAGATGGCAAGTATAGGCCGTAGCATAATAGTTTCTGTATTTCTGATCCCAAGAAAAATTATGAGATCTGAAGCAACTAAACATAGAACTAACAAAGTCAAGAACGTATTACATATTCTCTTCCTCTCTACAGTGAAAATCAGTCTGAGAAGTAAACCTAAAGAAGGTTGTCGAAGGATTTAAGGGAAGAAACTTACTAGTTCCCAAGCTTCAACATTTCCTTGCCTATTCGCATGGAGAAACTTGCTGTTCATATAGAAATAGAGTTTTTTTAAACCATATGAGTGGTAAAAGTACTCCTTCCATCCCAAATTATAGGTCACTTTGGATTTTTCTAGATGCATAGTTATGTATCTAGCTAGACACAGTGTATATTTAGCTGTATACCAAgtatctagaaaagccaaaacTAACTATagtttggaatggagggagtatctCATAAATGTGAGAGGCATATGTGTAAAATAAATGCACAGGTAAATGAAATGAGAACGTGTTGTGCACAGTCAAAGAACAACTGTCCTGATGTCCAACATAACGAAATCCCTATGTTAAACAATTTTATCAATTCATGCATGCAGGTAATCACGCAGTGTTAAAGATAACTGAACTAACCATATGCCGTAATGAACATCTCTGTGGTTTGGGTGGCCTGATACTCCATATGAATCAAATGTCACAATCTAAAATGCCATCAAATATTGCACCAGTAAGCAGAGGCTGTCAAAAGAAAAAAGAACTAACTTTTTTATGTAGGTAGCAACTGAACATGGTGTACAGTGTTTAGTAATTATTACCAAGGTAATCATATTGAATTTGAAATTTATAGAAATTTATTAAGAATTTAAGATGTATCAAATACCAATGGCTCGCTCTCAGGATTTTTAAGCAGAGTTCACAAACTGTAGTCGCAAGTGTCTTTTTTTTAAGAAGGAAGTGAGAACGTTTGAACAGGCATAACCCTGATATATGTCATTTGCTAAACTATTCAGGAGAAGTGAAAAAAGAGAACTAGTGACTTTATGGGAATTGCTTTGTAAACATGTCTTATATTACACAAAATGCAGACTGGCACATTTGTGTACTCAACTACTCATGTTACTTCACACTAAAATCTGGAGGATTGAAGAAACAAACACACTCAACGGATCAACTGTTCAAGGTAACTTAATAAGAGTGAGAGGAGAAGCTGGTAGCATTACTAAAAACACAATGTATTTTGAAGTTCATAAGATCTCTGAGATGTAGCTACTACCATGTCAATGACCCATAGTTGGACATGCTCCATGACAAGTTCTGATACTAGTTCATGGTCCCATTTCTCATGAAATCCATCCTACGAAATGTATATGGTCAAGATCACATTTTTCTCAAACAGTATATAGAAGTATGGACTCAAAATAAAATACCTGCAATTTCGGGTGGTCCAAGACTTCAACTTGTTCATGTGGAATCTGTAATGACATGGTCTGATTCAGGGACTGTACAAACATTTGCTCTTTGAGGGTAAAAAGAACTTGTTAAAGATCTGAGTACCTTAAGGGTTTCACAGGCATGGTACAATTCTTCTTTACGAGTATCTCCGAGACCATCAGCATTACCTGTGGAAGGATTAAGTTAGTTCTGGGTGGTCTACTGTTCATATGTCAGAGGAAAATACTATtagacttagggggtgtttgaatgcactagatctaaaagttagttggctaaaaagttGCTAGTAAAATTatctagctaactattagctagtTTGCTAAAAAATAGCTAAtcgttgaactattagctagactgTTTGGATATATGCAACTAATTTTAaacagctaactattagctctagtgcatttaaaCACCCGTGTTGGCACACAGAAATAAACATACGGTTCTTTTGGTTCCTTGACATCTAACCTCGAGACATGCACAGAATGTGAATGTTGTGACCTTTTGACTTGAGGAAAAGGATAGTTGGAGCAAAGAACCTGTAGCAACACAGAAGATGAGAAAACGATAAGAGTCAAGCAACACGTCAAACTAGAACTAAGCAAACGTTCCACAGACATGGCAATTGAACATTCGATACGCAGGGACTTGAGGAGAGAGAAGTAACATACATGGACTCGTCGTCGGGGTGGGCGACGACGAGCATCACGTTCCGGGTCCTCCTGTCGCCGCGGAGAGGGGGCATGAACTGCGGGCTCAGGGGCACACAGGACGGCGCGGCGGAGGAGAAGATCCTTCCCAGAGAGATCGCCCACAGGAGCACGGCTCCCGCCGCGAGGACCATCCAGATCCACGCCATGGGGAGGAAGCAGGACctgggggagggagggagggaggacgAGCGCCGACGAGATGAGAAGAAGACAGGCGTCTTGACGGCGCGGCGAGGAGGGGTTGCGCAGGGCGGGGAGGGAGGCGACGGCAGCCGAAGCCAGATACGGCGGGCGCGCGGCAATGCCGTTGCCGGCCAACGGCGGCGGCGAAAATGGAGCTGGGCCTGGTTCGGCATTGGGCCGTGGGCCGTGGGCAATAAGGGCCTGTATGGATTGGGGGAATGCATGTAAGGTCTCGGCACGGCAGCATCGGTGACGGGACCTCGAGTCGTCGACAGATGGTGCCGTACTCAGAGCATCGTTCTTCGCCTTGCAACAGAGCGTCGTCAGCGGAATGCGTGTCCGAAACCATCAGTCATCTTTCTGTGTTTGCTCGGGAGGTTACGCTCTTGCGACCAGTCGTCTGTTGGCGATTTTGCTAGCCATGGACATTCAGTCTGGAACACGGATTAAAAAAACCGTGAAAACTGGTCCGGCTAACCATTTTCCAGACGGTGTTTTTTAATTCATCTAAAATTCAAAAGGGGAAAATTATAAAAATGAAACCGATAGAAAAACAGCGAAACCAAGTAAAAAGACAACGAAAACCTGTACAAACATAACGGAGAAATCCGAGAACCCGTTATATTTGGATTTGAAATACAAACCAATCGAAAAAATTTAAAAACCGGTTTCATGGTCGAGAAACAATGTTTCTCGCCGGTATTAAAAAATCAATTTATTTTCTAATTTGAACTTACAAAACTGGTTGGTTTCTTCCAAAACCGACCGACGGTTATCGAACGGCTtacctttttttttttttgcgaaGACTGAATTTTAGTTTAAAACTGTTTGGTTGAGCAGAATGGGCTGTCTTTAGAGGTCGGGTAAGAACATCTTCAATAAGGTACCTCAAAATAGTGCTACATCATTTAAAATGTTTTGTACACTGCAAACAAAAAATGAAATCCAACAATTAACTCATAAATCATGTATTTTTAAAAACATCAAAATAGAGCAGTTCTGTACATCAAGATAGAGCACTAATTTTAAACAACCGGTATTTTTTTCATTAATTTTTAAAGTAATCTGTCTCttaggatgtgtttggttgcgggacaACTTAGGACAGACAGGACAGGTACATTCCCTTGTGTCATTTCTCGTACTTCCAATTTAGAGGTACAATTGAGAACAACAATGAAATAGTTATGTCCCAACACCTGACCCTGAATCAAATAAACTTATTTAAGGGACCGTACTATCCCATCCCATGTTGTTATTATAACCAAACACATCCTTAGATATCAACTCAGTCTAAAGATATTGTTTCATGGAAACACACAGAGCAATGGGGGACCTACATGCAAGCAAGGATATTCAATTCAATATCCATTATTTTTAGCAAAACAattatatatacatgtatatgtTATGTATATAAGCTAAAATATTATAAAAAGCATAAAATCACACTATTTACAACTATTTTGTCTAAACTTTGGTTTTCACTATCCCTCTTCATTTCTCTACCGTGCAACTGACCATACAGTACAATAGTATGATTTTAGATTGTCAAAAAAATTATGTTCTACTAAAATTTCGAATATTCATACTTCAAATCATGGGCCCGCCCCTTAGAGATGTTAAGCCTGTTGTTTTATTTCATCGGTTTTTGAAAAAAATTTTGTAAGCAATAATACATGATCGAACAATTACAGGCTCTTCTCCGACGGTCATTACCAACTTCTAGAAACAAACAAAATGGATGCTAATGGTACACATAATACAACGAAGCGAAAGCTCCTCTGCTCGACAGAGTCATCATGTCGCCGTCGCCGTGCCGGCGAGCTCAGGCAAGCCCCACGAGCTTCTCGCTGATCTCCCAGAGCTTCTTGGCCTTCTCCGGATCGCTGGCCTCCTGCGACAGCTGGTTCTCGAACGACGCCGAGTCCTTGTTCCAGCTCCAGTACACCCCCGACTTGGTGAGGCTGGGGTCGCTGACCACCTGCGCCAGCCTCTTGCCGGACTCCGCCTCCGACACGAAGCCCTTGGTGACGAACTTCTGGAAAGGCGGGAAGAGCAGGCGGAACAGCGGGATGTGCTCGCGGAACAGCCCCGTGGTGGCGATGCACCCCGGGTAGAGCGACGCGAACGTGATGCCCGTCTCCTCGTGGTACCGCCGGTGCAGCTCCTGCATGGTGAGCATGTTGCAGATCTTGCTGTCCTTGTACGCCTTGGCGCCGTCGAAGCTCTCGGAGCCGTCGATCATGGCAGAGCCGTTCTGGCCGCGCAGCCCCGCCGCGAGGCCGCGGAGGT
This portion of the Zea mays cultivar B73 chromosome 2, Zm-B73-REFERENCE-NAM-5.0, whole genome shotgun sequence genome encodes:
- the LOC103645757 gene encoding probable polyol transporter 4, whose protein sequence is RRRRRGRGRGRRRRPCPWPPKQQEIRLRLLRLRLPQLRAARLRCRCDERLHPVHSEGPSHQRGAAGGPGGLPQLHLPPRQPHRREDIGRRGAEVDHRPRRRRLSGRRGRHDARPVLPGPHGGPPAGRRRHRVRRHDRAGVHRRDIPRGVQGIVHVLPGDLHQPRHPPRGRADEARAVLLRVTDTEDEAKERLAEIEAAAAAATTGAAGKHGDRNRTVWQELSRPSPVIARMLVTGVGIQCFQQITGIDALVYYSPTIFRDAGIATERQLLAATVAVGFFKTAFIALAIVLIDRVGRKPLLYVSTVGMTGCLAALSAALFLQARGSVSRGAGVGVAILTVCGDVAFFSVGIGPICWVVSSEIFPLRLRSQAAALGAVANRVTSGAVAMSFLSVCRAISVSGAFAAFAAISALSVLFVHRFVPETSGKTLEQIESLFGGGGDGDELRELELGDVEQLVHK
- the LOC100381427 gene encoding uncharacterized protein LOC100381427 isoform 2 (isoform 2 is encoded by transcript variant 2), producing the protein MAWIWMVLAAGAVLLWAISLGRIFSSAAPSCVPLSPQFMPPLRGDRRTRNVMLVVAHPDDESMFFAPTILFLKSKGHNIHILCMSRGNADGLGDTRKEELYHACETLKIPHEQVEVLDHPKLQDGFHEKWDHELVSELVMEHVQLWVIDMIVTFDSYGVSGHPNHRDVHYGICKFLHANRQGNVEAWELASLNILRKYSGPVDIWLSSLISVSRSKQSIYTLVNSSPSRSYEAMAAHRSQWVWFRRVFVMLSSYTYINMLQKI
- the LOC100381427 gene encoding uncharacterized protein LOC100381427 isoform 1 (isoform 1 is encoded by transcript variant 1) → MAWIWMVLAAGAVLLWAISLGRIFSSAAPSCVPLSPQFMPPLRGDRRTRNVMLVVAHPDDESMFFAPTILFLKSKGHNIHILCMSRGNADGLGDTRKEELYHACETLKIPHEQVEVLDHPKLQDGFHEKWDHELVSELVMEHVQLWVIDMPLLTGAIFDGILDCDI